One stretch of Pseudobdellovibrionaceae bacterium DNA includes these proteins:
- a CDS encoding GNAT family N-acetyltransferase, translating to MVIFPKPPREIETERLLLRARDVNQAREMFALIQSSREHLRPWMPWEEQTKSVDDSKDYLALATNWWETGRNFDFSVYEKKSGEMIGSFGLHTIDWANRSCHVGFWMGARFAGKGFVSEALRRGEELARELGFHRVVLTCDGRNEKSAAVARRNQYSFEARQLDDCVDRGRTRDTLYFVKLLNPPVADAFNENLPEGFTIVWVSETDFWPRVEKTMEAVFDENEIIVRPQDLLSDAEKSRLRELNQDYRRFYAQYLLLLKDGELAGWSWGYQDNRDSFYMVNSAVLKEHRGRGLYSRLLDVALSKLVDKGFQKIWSRHNMTNNAILIPKMKKGFVITGTELTDTFGTLVHLSYFTNPERRRILDFRSGSLRPDAAMKKRLGL from the coding sequence ATGGTCATCTTTCCGAAACCTCCCCGTGAAATCGAAACCGAACGTTTGCTCCTGCGCGCCCGCGACGTGAACCAAGCGCGCGAGATGTTCGCCTTGATTCAGTCGAGCCGCGAGCACTTGCGGCCTTGGATGCCGTGGGAAGAACAAACGAAGTCCGTGGACGATTCGAAGGACTATCTGGCCCTCGCGACCAACTGGTGGGAGACGGGGCGCAACTTCGACTTCTCGGTTTACGAGAAGAAATCCGGCGAGATGATCGGTTCGTTCGGTTTACACACGATCGACTGGGCGAATCGCAGCTGTCATGTGGGCTTCTGGATGGGCGCGAGATTCGCGGGGAAAGGCTTCGTCAGCGAGGCGCTCCGGCGCGGCGAAGAATTGGCGCGAGAGTTGGGCTTCCACCGTGTGGTTTTGACTTGTGACGGGCGTAACGAAAAATCCGCGGCGGTCGCGCGTCGCAATCAATATTCATTCGAAGCTCGGCAGTTGGATGATTGCGTGGATCGGGGGCGGACCCGCGACACGCTTTACTTCGTGAAGCTGTTGAATCCGCCGGTCGCGGACGCGTTCAACGAAAACCTTCCCGAAGGTTTTACCATCGTCTGGGTTTCGGAAACCGATTTTTGGCCGCGAGTGGAAAAGACCATGGAGGCCGTTTTCGACGAGAATGAAATCATCGTACGCCCACAGGATCTATTGAGTGATGCCGAAAAATCCCGGTTGCGTGAATTGAATCAAGACTATCGCCGCTTTTATGCCCAATACCTGTTGCTCTTGAAAGACGGGGAGCTTGCGGGATGGAGTTGGGGATATCAAGACAACCGCGACAGTTTCTATATGGTGAACTCCGCCGTTCTGAAAGAGCATCGCGGTCGGGGTCTGTATTCACGTCTTCTGGATGTGGCTTTGTCCAAGCTTGTGGATAAGGGATTTCAAAAGATCTGGAGTCGTCACAACATGACGAACAATGCGATTCTGATTCCGAAGATGAAAAAGGGCTTCGTGATCACCGGTACGGAGCTGACCGATACTTTTGGGACCTTAGTGCATCTGAGTTATTTTACGAACCCGGAGCGACGTCGGATTTTGGATTTCCGTTCCGGAAGCTTGCGTCCCGATGCCGCGATGAAAAAACGTTTGGGCTTATAA
- a CDS encoding DUF4956 domain-containing protein — MLDFNVLSTSMANPTLLSVFYAFLLSFVLGTVIAVLYIKTFQGLSYSRNFLHCLVLCPILTATAMQAIGDNVARGIGMIGAISILRFRTNIKDPRDMFFIFASLAIGLAAGVHAYAIAAIGAFCFVAATLVLSKTPFAHGPQFDALLRINLKRDEESARALEKVLNENCKHFAMISCREMGQGDLLDYAYQLKFKGQATNHSVMQSIQKIPGAKGVNLMMQESIIEV; from the coding sequence ATGCTCGATTTCAATGTCCTGAGCACTTCGATGGCGAATCCGACCCTGCTGTCGGTCTTCTACGCCTTCCTTCTTTCCTTCGTGCTGGGAACCGTGATTGCGGTTCTCTACATCAAAACCTTCCAGGGACTTTCGTACTCACGAAACTTCCTGCACTGCTTGGTGCTGTGTCCGATCCTGACCGCGACGGCGATGCAGGCAATCGGCGATAACGTGGCTCGCGGGATCGGCATGATCGGCGCGATCTCGATTCTGCGCTTCCGCACGAATATTAAAGACCCGCGCGATATGTTCTTCATCTTCGCGTCGCTCGCGATCGGCCTTGCGGCCGGCGTTCACGCCTACGCGATCGCGGCGATCGGCGCGTTCTGTTTCGTGGCGGCGACGCTGGTGCTGTCGAAGACGCCGTTCGCGCACGGACCGCAATTCGACGCTTTGTTAAGAATCAACCTCAAGCGTGATGAGGAAAGCGCGCGCGCACTGGAAAAAGTCCTCAACGAGAACTGCAAACACTTTGCAATGATCTCGTGCCGCGAAATGGGACAAGGGGATTTGCTGGACTACGCCTACCAATTGAAATTTAAAGGTCAGGCCACGAATCACTCGGTGATGCAGTCGATTCAGAAGATCCCGGGCGCCAAGGGTGTGAATTTAATGATGCAAGAATCGATCATCGAGGTCTAA
- a CDS encoding serine hydrolase — protein MNSPFAVQDGLKCLLLSAIAVGAISALPMVATAAMPTNPVSDPQFTRLPNGRDLTSISVKGSRLYLAKGTGTAFGASAKAAYAKLKADSQSNPDHRVQWVLMDLDAHQVVDMSLAHNRKIFGASSSKPFVGAALLDKQGGDLSSSQLQLMSDMIVVSSNTAWTNLQTQAGGGNSTKGREVVHTFTQRMGYERTRGFQGYWGTLHGNELTAHESAEFLHDTYKGNYPGAETLWKIMHACRTGSSRGRKYIPSNIYVGGKTGTYDGPTENPETGKTKNPDGSSYRVAVRNHLLVFNIGGRQYALTILADTGSDESAAVLAGGLIREYLGVK, from the coding sequence GTGAACTCACCGTTCGCAGTCCAGGATGGACTGAAGTGCCTCTTATTGTCCGCGATCGCCGTCGGCGCGATCTCGGCCCTGCCCATGGTCGCCACGGCGGCCATGCCCACCAACCCCGTTTCTGATCCGCAGTTCACCCGCCTGCCGAACGGTCGCGATCTGACCTCGATTTCAGTTAAAGGGTCGCGCCTGTATCTCGCCAAGGGCACCGGCACCGCGTTCGGCGCGAGCGCGAAAGCGGCGTACGCGAAGCTGAAAGCCGACTCGCAGTCGAATCCCGATCACCGCGTGCAATGGGTGCTGATGGATCTCGATGCCCATCAGGTGGTGGACATGAGCCTCGCGCACAACCGCAAAATCTTCGGCGCTTCCTCATCGAAGCCGTTCGTGGGCGCCGCGCTTCTGGATAAGCAAGGGGGTGACCTGAGCTCCTCGCAACTTCAGCTGATGTCCGACATGATCGTCGTCTCTTCCAATACCGCTTGGACCAATTTGCAAACTCAAGCCGGTGGCGGAAATTCGACCAAGGGTCGCGAAGTTGTCCATACCTTCACCCAACGCATGGGTTACGAAAGAACGCGCGGCTTCCAAGGTTACTGGGGAACGCTGCACGGCAATGAATTGACGGCTCACGAGTCCGCGGAGTTCCTGCACGATACCTACAAAGGAAATTATCCCGGCGCCGAAACGCTGTGGAAGATCATGCACGCGTGCCGCACCGGTTCCAGCCGCGGCCGGAAATACATCCCTTCGAATATCTACGTCGGCGGCAAAACCGGCACCTACGACGGACCGACCGAGAACCCCGAAACCGGCAAGACGAAAAACCCCGACGGGTCCTCCTACCGCGTGGCCGTGCGCAATCATCTTCTGGTGTTCAACATTGGTGGACGGCAGTATGCGCTAACGATCCTCGCTGACACGGGTTCGGACGAGTCGGCCGCAGTGTTAGCGGGTGGATTGATCCGCGAATACCTCGGCGTGAAGTAG
- a CDS encoding HlyD family efflux transporter periplasmic adaptor subunit → MNAIKKLITIVQEDIIGTGNRIIAMSWLVALTGVIVFGFYLSSESMSFMGVSGSREFQVTFEYPVEIKRLHVMPGQVVRRGDLLAELDQSELNGKIRLTRSMLGKIEAEMKVRKHLNILVSNGTSEDGDADPLMVDAADLREELALLERAKRNLYVFAEVDGVVGAVNYKKGEKVPNFMPLLTLSPESPTFVEGFVHESLHTRLEVGRTVTVKPVTSSTQPVQGRIISVGSRIIMMPLRLTLYPNQQVWGREVVVEIPEHSGLLMNEKVQIKPDFEMFKLPLVIAATEMAKANTAATAAPASTAKADGKPQEMRMPAQLERRFDFEPSGVIYLPDVKKFLVVSDDTDKQKSASLFMVDRDGRIEDQTLFIPGVGEISDLESISQSGDYVYMMTSQGLNKKGKDKPERNLFVRAKRAGLEMTETEVLNFKPMLMKMIAASSDAKLKATFKGARATDFEIESHFVEDNFLYIGFKTPLSSAKETLMLVIQDVDRMFKTKNLEIAQLSSVKWVDFGQVAGAPHHMSDLIRVKGRMYATTVCHHEGCGAIWRLSESEGKITAEQLKSFEDLKPEGIAFDPEDSSFFVTFDLKDQPAKFLRIPLVESGVNSNDRK, encoded by the coding sequence ATGAACGCCATCAAAAAACTCATCACGATCGTTCAAGAAGACATCATCGGTACCGGCAATCGCATCATCGCGATGTCCTGGTTGGTCGCGCTCACCGGCGTGATCGTTTTTGGATTTTACCTCAGCTCGGAGTCCATGAGCTTCATGGGAGTTTCGGGCTCGCGTGAGTTTCAAGTCACCTTCGAATACCCCGTCGAGATCAAACGTTTGCACGTCATGCCGGGACAAGTGGTCCGTCGTGGGGATCTGCTGGCCGAACTCGATCAAAGCGAACTCAACGGTAAGATCCGTCTGACGCGCTCGATGCTCGGAAAGATCGAAGCCGAGATGAAAGTTCGCAAGCATTTGAATATCCTCGTCAGCAACGGGACCTCCGAGGACGGCGATGCCGACCCGCTGATGGTCGACGCGGCGGATTTGCGTGAAGAGCTGGCTTTGCTCGAGCGCGCGAAGCGGAATCTGTACGTCTTCGCGGAAGTCGACGGGGTCGTCGGCGCGGTGAATTACAAAAAAGGCGAAAAAGTTCCGAATTTCATGCCGCTGTTGACGCTGTCGCCGGAGAGTCCCACTTTCGTCGAAGGCTTCGTCCATGAAAGTTTGCATACGCGACTGGAGGTCGGTCGGACGGTCACGGTGAAGCCCGTCACGTCTTCGACCCAGCCCGTCCAAGGACGTATCATCAGCGTCGGCTCGCGCATCATCATGATGCCGCTGCGCCTAACGCTTTATCCGAACCAGCAAGTCTGGGGACGCGAAGTCGTCGTCGAGATCCCCGAGCACAGCGGATTGCTGATGAACGAGAAGGTCCAGATCAAGCCGGACTTCGAAATGTTCAAACTACCGCTCGTGATCGCGGCGACCGAAATGGCGAAGGCGAATACCGCGGCGACGGCGGCTCCCGCTTCGACCGCGAAGGCTGACGGCAAACCGCAAGAGATGCGTATGCCGGCGCAGCTGGAACGTCGTTTCGATTTCGAGCCCTCGGGAGTGATCTATCTTCCGGACGTGAAGAAGTTTTTGGTCGTGAGCGACGACACCGATAAACAAAAATCGGCAAGTTTGTTTATGGTCGACCGTGACGGTCGCATCGAAGATCAAACGCTTTTCATCCCGGGCGTCGGCGAAATCTCGGATCTGGAGTCCATCAGCCAAAGCGGCGATTACGTTTACATGATGACGTCGCAGGGGCTGAATAAAAAGGGCAAGGATAAACCGGAGCGGAATCTTTTCGTTCGGGCGAAGCGCGCGGGTTTGGAAATGACCGAAACCGAAGTGCTGAACTTCAAGCCGATGCTGATGAAGATGATCGCCGCTTCGTCGGACGCGAAGTTGAAAGCGACCTTCAAGGGCGCGCGCGCGACGGACTTCGAAATCGAAAGTCACTTTGTCGAGGACAACTTCTTGTACATCGGGTTCAAGACGCCGCTGAGCTCTGCCAAAGAGACTTTGATGCTCGTCATCCAAGATGTGGACCGGATGTTCAAAACGAAGAACCTCGAGATCGCGCAGCTTTCTTCCGTGAAGTGGGTGGATTTCGGCCAGGTGGCGGGCGCTCCCCACCACATGAGCGATTTGATCCGGGTCAAAGGGCGTATGTACGCGACGACGGTCTGTCACCACGAAGGCTGCGGAGCGATCTGGCGGCTGTCGGAATCCGAGGGTAAAATCACGGCCGAACAGCTGAAGTCCTTCGAAGATCTGAAACCCGAGGGGATCGCCTTTGATCCCGAAGATTCGAGCTTCTTCGTGACTTTCGATCTGAAGGACCAGCCCGCCAAGTTCTTGCGTATTCCTCTCGTGGAAAGCGGTGTGAACTCCAATGACCGCAAATAA
- a CDS encoding polyphosphate polymerase domain-containing protein: MAIGPVSPSVLERYELKYLIPFSMVEPISRYVEMFCEMDYYSQISHDGFYTINSLYFETPNFFFMRNKANDTGRFSLRVRSYGDKPKAPYYFETKEKIADFSKKRRGKVPLENWSDVFLNPEALGSFDPRADKHTDYFVNLIRTYNAHPMILTQYRRRAYLSTLDDYARVTFDRQLCYREETRYNVDPNDGTMLNYDHPDTFGYPGVNVILELKCERKIPVWIVDLIRRFNLMRMGFSKFEGSMLECYSLAGVEDFARGRVPS; the protein is encoded by the coding sequence ATGGCGATCGGGCCGGTTTCACCCTCAGTTTTGGAGCGGTACGAATTGAAGTACCTGATTCCGTTCTCGATGGTCGAGCCGATCTCGCGTTACGTCGAAATGTTCTGCGAGATGGACTACTACTCGCAGATTTCGCACGACGGTTTCTACACGATCAACAGCCTTTATTTCGAAACTCCGAACTTTTTCTTCATGCGCAACAAGGCGAACGACACGGGGCGCTTCAGTCTGCGCGTGCGTTCTTATGGGGACAAACCGAAAGCGCCCTATTACTTCGAGACGAAAGAAAAGATCGCCGATTTCTCCAAAAAACGTCGGGGAAAAGTCCCCCTCGAGAATTGGAGCGACGTTTTCCTGAATCCGGAGGCGTTGGGATCTTTCGACCCGCGCGCGGACAAACATACGGACTATTTCGTCAACCTGATCCGGACTTACAATGCGCACCCGATGATCCTGACCCAGTACCGTCGTCGCGCCTACCTTTCAACGTTGGACGACTACGCCCGCGTGACCTTCGATCGTCAGCTTTGTTACCGCGAAGAAACTCGTTATAACGTCGATCCGAATGATGGCACGATGCTAAATTACGATCACCCGGACACCTTCGGGTATCCGGGCGTTAACGTGATCTTGGAACTCAAGTGCGAGCGTAAAATACCCGTTTGGATCGTCGACTTGATCCGCCGGTTCAACTTGATGCGCATGGGTTTCTCGAAATTCGAAGGCAGTATGCTAGAGTGCTATTCGCTCGCCGGAGTCGAGGATTTCGCTCGCGGCCGCGTCCCCAGCTGA
- a CDS encoding GreA/GreB family elongation factor has product MDKKKLVQAIIAQLEKDIAALKAAALETYAAATGEESQPENEYDTRALEASYLAGAQGKRVAEVEESLMTYKLLEVRDFDDQKPIGPTALVDLDLDGKKSLAFITPASGGMVLKFEGQAIQVLTPKSPLGEALVGLKTGDFAIVDQANRTLEYEVLKVR; this is encoded by the coding sequence ATGGACAAGAAAAAGCTCGTACAAGCGATCATCGCCCAACTCGAAAAGGATATCGCCGCGTTGAAGGCGGCGGCTCTCGAAACCTATGCCGCGGCGACGGGTGAAGAAAGCCAACCCGAGAACGAATACGATACCCGTGCGCTCGAAGCCTCTTACCTAGCGGGGGCCCAAGGAAAACGAGTCGCCGAAGTCGAAGAGTCGCTGATGACCTATAAACTTTTGGAAGTCCGAGATTTTGATGACCAGAAGCCGATCGGGCCGACCGCACTCGTGGATTTGGATCTGGATGGGAAAAAGAGCTTGGCCTTCATCACGCCCGCGAGCGGGGGCATGGTGCTTAAATTTGAAGGCCAGGCGATTCAGGTTCTCACCCCGAAAAGCCCCTTGGGAGAGGCCCTCGTGGGTCTAAAAACCGGGGACTTCGCCATCGTCGATCAAGCCAATCGAACGCTCGAATACGAAGTCCTCAAGGTCCGCTGA